The window TGAACTTTTTTCGGCCCGAAGGTTCTAACGGCCCTTCCAAGGCCCTCGTTGTATATTCTGCGCAGTATGAAGTCAGTTTCGCGGCTTAGGTTGACCTTCTCCTTATTTTCAAGGTAGAGTCTCGCTATCTCCCCCGGTTCACGGTAATTGAGGCCCTTGAGCCACTTGAGAGGTATTCCGTCCTCGAAGCGCTTGATGACTTCAAAGCCTATTATCGTAACCTCGTCGTCACCGTAGAGCTCCCCGTAGATTTTGCTCAGCTCTCTGACGAGTTCCCTGACGTCGGAAAAGCCGTCAAGCCTAGCATCTTCGTTGGTGAGCTCCTTAACTTTCTTTTTCTCGACGCGGGTTATCCTGACCTTGGCTATGGCAGTATCGCTAGGCGTGATGACTAGGTAAATCTCGCTTCCAGGCTTGGCCTCGTAGTCCCCATACCTTATCGTTGTGACCTTGTCTCCCCTGAGAATCCTTGATTTGTAGGCGCTGTCAATCAGCATGAACTTCCTTATCTGCACGCTCTTTCTC of the Thermococcus onnurineus NA1 genome contains:
- a CDS encoding ASCH domain-containing protein, encoding MKRKSVQIRKFMLIDSAYKSRILRGDKVTTIRYGDYEAKPGSEIYLVITPSDTAIAKVRITRVEKKKVKELTNEDARLDGFSDVRELVRELSKIYGELYGDDEVTIIGFEVIKRFEDGIPLKWLKGLNYREPGEIARLYLENKEKVNLSRETDFILRRIYNEGLGRAVRTFGPKKVQQALLKAYHVLYGAGII